A region of Athene noctua chromosome 12, bAthNoc1.hap1.1, whole genome shotgun sequence DNA encodes the following proteins:
- the CDC23 gene encoding cell division cycle protein 23 homolog: protein MAAAGVAAAALGSGDFSDLREIKKQLLSVAERSRERGLQHSGKWASELAFALDPLPLSELPPPPALTEEDARDLDAYTLAKSYFDLKEYDRAAYFLRGCKSQKAYFLYMYSRYLSGEKKKDDETVDSLGPLEKGQVKNEALRELRVELSKKHKARELDGFGLYLYGVVLRKLDLVKEAIDVFVEAAHVLPLHWGAWLELCNLITDKEMLKFLSLPDTWMKEFFLAHIYTELQLIEEALQKYQSLIDAGFSKSTYIISQIAVAYHNIRDIDKALSIFNELRKQDPYRIENMDTFSNLLYVRSMKPELSYLAHNLCEIDKYRVETCCVIGNYYSLRSQHEKAALYFQRALKLNPRYLGAWTLMGHEYMEMKNTSAAIQAYRHAIEVNKRDYRAWYGLGQTYEILKMPFYCLYYYRRAHQLRPNDSRMLVALGECYEKLNQLVEAKKCYWRAYAVGDVEKMALVKLAKLHEQLNESEQAAQCYIKYIQDIYSCGEIVEHLEVSTAFRYLAQYYFKCKLWDEASACAQKCCAFNDTREEGKALLRQILQLRNQGETSSTDIAAPFFLPASLSANNTPTRRVSPLNLSSVTP from the exons atGGCGGCcgcgggggtggcggcggcggcgctgggcagCGGGGACTTCTCGGACCTGCGGGAGATCAAGAAGCAGTTGCTGAGCGTGGCGGAGCGGAGCCGCGAGCGCGGGCTGCAGCACAGCGGGAAGTG GGCCTCCGAGCTGGCCTTTGCCCTGGACCCGCTGCCGCTGAGCgagctgccgccgccccccgcgctcaCGGAG GAGGATGCTCGTGACCTGGATGCCTATACATTAGCCAAGTCTTACTTTGATCTAAAGGAATATGACAGGGCTGCCTATTTTCTGCGGGGCTGCAAGAGTCAGAAAGCTTACTTCTTGTATATGTACTCTAGATACCTG tcaggggaaaagaagaaggaTGATGAGACAGTGGATAGTTTGG GACCTCTGGAAAAAGGACAGGTGAAAAATGAAGCTCTACGAGAACTGAGAGTTGAGCTCAGCAAGAAACACAAGGCACGGGAACTGGATGGATTTGGCCTTTATCT GTATGGTGTCGTGCTGCGGAAGCTGGACCTGGTGAAAGAAGCAATAGATGTGTTTGTTGAAGCTGCCCATGTCTTACCTTTGCACTGGGGAGCCTGGCTGGAACTTTGCAACTTGATTACAGACAAAGAAATG TTGAAGTTCCTGTCCTTGCCAGATACATGGATGAAAGAGTTCTTTCTTGCACACATTTATACAGAGCTGCAGCTGATAGAGGAGGCTCTGCAGAAGTATCAGAGCCTCATTGATGCAGGATTTTCCAAAAGCACTTACATCATCTCTCAGATTGCAGTTGCCTACCACAACATCCGAG ATATTGACAAAGCTTTATCCATCTTTAACGAGCTGAGGAAACAAGATCCTTACAGGATAGAAAACATGGACACTTTCTCCAACTTGCTGTACGTGAGG AGCATGAAGCCTGAGTTGAGCTACCTGGCTCACAATCTGTGTGAGATAGACAAGTATCGTGTTGAGACCTGCTGTGTGATTG GGAATTATTACAGCTTGCGTTCCCAGCATGAAAAAGCAGCACTCTATTTCCAGAGGGCCTTGAAACTGAACCCTCGTTATTTGGGAGCCTGGACACTTATGGGACACGAGTATATGGAAATGAAGAACACATCTGCAGCTATCCAGGCTTACAG GCATGCAATAGAGGTGAACAAAAGGGACTACAGAGCATGGTATGGTTTGGGGCAAACCTATGAAATCCTCAAAATGCCGTTTTACTGTCTCTATTACTACCGACGGGCCCACCAGCTCAG ACCCAATGACTCTCGTATGCTGGTTGCTCTCGGGGAGTGCTATGAGAAACTCAATCAGCTGGTGGAAGCTAAAAAG TGCTACTGGAGAGCTTATGCTGTGGGAGATGTGGAGAAGATGGCACTGGTGAAACTGGCAAA gTTGCACGAACAGCTGAATGAGTCTGAACAGGCAGCTCAGTGCTATATCAAATACATCCAGGATATCTATTCCTGTGGG GAGATAGTGGAGCACCTGGAGGTCAGCACTGCCTTCCGTTACCTGGCCCAGTACTACTTCAAGTGCAAGCTCTGGGACGAAGCCTCGGCCTGTGCTCAGAAGTGCTGCGCATTCAATGAC ACCAGAGAAGAAGGAAAGGCCCTGCTGCGGCAGATCTTACAGCTTCGCAACCAAGGAGAAACATCGTCCACCGATATCGCTGCTCCCTTCTTCCTGCCCGCGTCGCTGTCAGCCAACAACACTCCCACACGTCGGGTGTCCCCACTCAACCTCTCTTCTGTAACGCCATGA